The Bubalus bubalis isolate 160015118507 breed Murrah chromosome 2, NDDB_SH_1, whole genome shotgun sequence genome includes the window aagtgaagaggaactaaaaagcctcttgatgaaagtgaaagtggagagtgaaaaagttggcttaaagctcaacattcagaaaatgaagatcacggcatccggtgccaccacttcatgggaaatagatggggaaacagtggaaacagtgtcagactttatttttctgggctccgaaatcactgcagatagtgactgcagccatgaaattaaaagacgcttactccttggaaggaaagttatgaccaacctagacagcatattcaaaagcagagacattactttgccaacaaaggtccatctagtcaaggctatggtttttcctgtggtcatgtatggatgtgagagttggactgtgaagaaggctgagcaccgaagaattgatgcttttgaactgtggtgttggagaagactcttgagagtcccttggactgcaaggagatccaaccagtccattctaaaggagatcagccctgggatttctttggaaggaatgatgctaaagctgaaactccagtactttggccacctcatgcgaagagttgactcattggaaaagactctgatgctgggagggattgggggcaggaggagaaggggatgacagaggatgagatggctggatggcatcactgactcgatggacgtgagtttgagtgaactccgggagttggtgatggacagggaggcctggcgcactgcagttcatggggtcgcaaagaattggacacaactgagcgactgatctgatctgatctgatagtagaATATGCTAACGTTACAGCAatccttaaatctttagcttctaactattttaattattcctaagccctaaattcagcaaactcctttgccataaatgCTTTTCTCACAAATgagcttcagatagcaatccctcccatggcctcaagctgcggcctgcGTGCTTACCCTGGAACAGTCTTTTGCAacagtccttgaacaaatgtcagtgattaactttatgaattattctctgagcacagctgcagaaagctttgtgccttctcaggctcctctcaaaaacaataagcaccttaatgtTCTTTTCAGTCAACTCGGCCGAGGAAAGGACAAAACAAGTCaaaatcacaaggcctaactccttcatcccgggaccgtgcctgtggaatgaggagagggggctggggccgtgcctccattttgtcagtaatgcctaacgcagcTCCcgacatctcccccttttttattttttacagcatAGGTATGAAACTCAGTAGATAGAGCAGAAACACTTCGGTTGAGTATTCTGAAAAGGCACGGGGCTATTACACAAATCAGAACTAACAGGCATAAGCACATGGCTGCATTAATCATTATTGTAGAAAAGGATCCATGAGAAAGATACCCCTCTAGATTTTCAAAGAGGGAATTAGAAAGCCACTGAGAGGAAAAGTCAGACTCTGCCTGCTTCATATTCTGAATATCCTGATGTAACTTAGAAATATCAATACTAAAATCTGAATGATTCCAGATGCCTAAAATATGATTCCTAATGCGTTCCCAAGAGTGCATGGACTCGTTCACTTGTAGAGGGGTAACACACATCCATTTTAAATTCAGTGTTGCATCTTAaggataatttaatttttaagtttgtaaTTTCTTGCCCCATAAGTAGAACTGCTTCTTCTAAAGCATTgaccttattttctattttcttatctataatttCCTGTGTAGTAAGAGCTATGGAGACATTTTTGGACAGCTGATCGACAAACGAGGCCTTATGCACTTCTTTTGACAGGGCAACAGCAGAAACCATGACTGATGCAATTATGGCAATCAAGGCACTTATTCCCACAACCAGAGCTGCAATGAATCTCTTAGGTTGAGAAATTAAGCCATTAAATTCatataaaactttctttttttttttcatatgaaacTTTCAATGCATAATCATCAAACCATTGTCCCTCTCATTTTACAGGAATCATCAAATATGGTGGTTGTTTTACAATCATCACAgccttataattattataatcattCCCATCAACATAATTTGATATAAAACAATTCacacatataacattgtaaacaGTTCTCCTTCAGAAACTTCCAAATCACTCTGATTTTTGGCCAATAAAAAGGCATAGGGAGAATGTACACAGGCCCGTAAAACGTATCGTTGTTCTTTTAAAGGTCTATGTAAAATCACAGGGGCCATAGCAGCCAGTGCTTTCCATAACTCAGGCTGCATGGGACCCGTTCCATCAAAGCTCACTAACGGAGGAACCCATCCATTAGCATGCCACCTAGTAATTACTAAAGGCATAGGGAGAAATGAATTATTCCATGTGGACCTATAAAGTTCTACATAAATCAAGCCCCATCGTTGATTCGAAAGATAGGGGCACCCCCATTCGATCAGAAAATGTCTGGTGGCAACAATGGGAATAGGTGACCTTAGGGCATACAAGCATTTTTTCCAACGAGGAAAGCCAGAAGTTCTGCTTATGCTTTCCCAGACCTGCAGTCCTTGTTCATCAGACTCCAGAGTGGGGACTGCACAGCTCAGATAGTCCTTTAAATGAGGGGCTGCATTTTTTAAGGCATCAAATAGTCTTTCTTGCGCTCCCGGCATCAGCAGCTGTAAAGACCAAAAGTGTCTCTTGCCATCCCTCTCTCGGAGAATCAGTAACCATGACTTTTAAAGAAGTGCTAACGCGtcctgagcaactgatctgatctgatctgaatgcgtCCATTCAAAACCGGAGATGATCCTTGTaaggaggaaggtatggcaaagCAAATAGGTGGATAAATGAACATGCCTTAAAAATTGAAGGGAGCTTTTCGTGCCTAGCGCAGCCATGGCTCGGGGTCCCAAGAAGCACCTGAAACGCGTAGCAGCTCCAAAACATTGGATGCTGGATAAACTGACTGGTGTGTTTGCCCCTCGTCCATCTACCGGCCCCCACAAGCTAAGGGAGTGTCTCCCCCTAATCATTTTCCTAAGGAATAGACTTAAGTATGCCCTAACAGGAGATGAAGTAAAGATTTGCATGCAGCGTTTCATTAAGATCGATGGCAAAGTCCACACAGATATAACCTACCCTGCTGGTTTTATGGATGTCATCAGCATTGATAAGACTGGAGAGAATTTTTGTTTGATCTATGACACCAAGGGTCGATTTGCTGTTCATCGTATTACACCTGAGGAGGCCAAGTATAAATTGTGCAAAGTAAGAAAGATATTTGTGGGGACAAAAGGAATCCCTCATCTGGTAACCCATGATGCTCGTACCATCCGTTACCCTGATCCCCTCATCAAGGTGAATGATACCATTCAGATTGACTTGGAGACTGGCAAGATTACTGATTTCATCAAATTTGACACTGGCAACCTGTGCATGGTGACTGGAGGTGCTAACCTGGGAAGAATTGGTGTGATTACAAACCAGGAGAGGCATCCAGGTTTTTTTGATGTAGTTCATGTGAAAGATGCGAACGGCAACAGCTTTGCCACACGGCTCTCAAACATTTTCGTTATTGGCAAAGGCAACAAACCGTGGATCTCTCTTCCCTGTGGAAAGGGTATTCGCCTTACCATTGCTGAGGAGAGAGATAAGAGATTGGCAGCCAAACAGAGCAGTGGATAAAATGATCTCTATGTGATGTGCTTGGAAAAGTCTTTGTAATTAAAGATAataccaagtgaaaaaaaaaaattgaagggagTGCTGACCGCTGTTTTAACATTATCAGGATAGATAGAAGCCCCGCCCAAAAGAAGAGCATCATTAACAAAAATATGAATGGGCTCATTCATCCAATCAACAGGCTGGAAAGAAGGTGGATTAGGCAAATAGGCCCAATGAACCTTTTCTGCACTGGAAGGCCTTGGCTGACAAGCCAACACAGCAAGCACAGCCGCAGACATTACCAtaggagtggatgccatgatcttagttttctgaatgttgagctttaagccaactttttcactctcctctttcactttcatcaagaggcttttcagttcctcttcactttctgccataagggtggtgtcatctgcatatctgaggtgattgatatttctctcggcaatcttgattccagcttgtgcttcctccagcccagcatttctcatgatgtactgtgcatag containing:
- the LOC112580640 gene encoding 40S ribosomal protein S4, X isoform-like gives rise to the protein MARGPKKHLKRVAAPKHWMLDKLTGVFAPRPSTGPHKLRECLPLIIFLRNRLKYALTGDEVKICMQRFIKIDGKVHTDITYPAGFMDVISIDKTGENFCLIYDTKGRFAVHRITPEEAKYKLCKVRKIFVGTKGIPHLVTHDARTIRYPDPLIKVNDTIQIDLETGKITDFIKFDTGNLCMVTGGANLGRIGVITNQERHPGFFDVVHVKDANGNSFATRLSNIFVIGKGNKPWISLPCGKGIRLTIAEERDKRLAAKQSSG